CGCGCCTAAAAGAGGGTTGTCCCGTGGCTGATTTACCGTCTGATTTTGACCTTGCCCCCTACATTGAGCACTCCCTGCTCGACCCCGCAGCCACCCTTCAGCAGATTGAGCAGCTTTGCCAAGAAGCCGATCGCTATCACTTCGCTGCAGTCTGTGTCTTTCCTTGGGTGGTGCGCCAAGCGCGGGAGTGGTTGAACGGGCGATCGCCTCGACTCTGCACGGTAATTGACTTTCCGAATGGCGCGAGCACGGCTGCCAGCAAGTGCTTCGCCGCTCAGGAAGCGGTCGAAAATGGGGCGCAAGAACTCAATGTCGTCGTCAACCTTGGCTGGTTGCGTAGCGACCGCGCTGATCTGGTTCACCAAGAACTGGCTGAA
The sequence above is a segment of the Synechococcus elongatus PCC 11801 genome. Coding sequences within it:
- the deoC gene encoding deoxyribose-phosphate aldolase, encoding MADLPSDFDLAPYIEHSLLDPAATLQQIEQLCQEADRYHFAAVCVFPWVVRQAREWLNGRSPRLCTVIDFPNGASTAASKCFAAQEAVENGAQELNVVVNLGWLRSDRADLVHQELAEIVEATGVPIKAILEATRLNPSELEQLTDLCLDAGITMLQISTGWFGGATPALVQQLRQLTRNRVGIHAAGGIRTWDQAADLIEAGAVRLGTSYGPLILQQRLADAAVAASV